In Primulina huaijiensis isolate GDHJ02 chromosome 4, ASM1229523v2, whole genome shotgun sequence, a genomic segment contains:
- the LOC140975807 gene encoding uncharacterized protein gives MLLPAGGVGMTSAMDDINLIQQSQRHHLVVRELGEEIDLEIGAGDDDPTFHQNSLLGVQPNESSAKEHTENKHLMGSQLPSEDQDLSKAQTGKRKKKVVKRWREEWADTYKWAYVDVKEGTARIFCSICREYGRKHRRNPYGNEGSRNMQMSALEEHNNSLLHKEALRLQQASVEKIIVDKPIYVKTIMSKTAGSIVEAALRRDPHEAEFIQSLQEVVHALERVISKNSNYVNTMERLLEPERIIIFRVPWLDDRGETHVNRGYRVHFNQTLGPCRGGLRFHPSMNLSVAKFLSFEQTLKNALSPYRLGGSSGGSDFDPKGKSDSEIMKFCQSFMSELYRYLGPDKDLPSEDMGVGTREMGYLYGQYRRLVGHSQGSFTGPRINWSGSSLRTEATGYGLVFFAQLMLADMNKELKGLRCVVSGSGKISMHVLEKLIAYGALPKTVSDSKGYLVDEDGFDFMKISLLRDIKAQNRSLREYSKTYARSKYYDETKPWNESCDVAFPCAYQNEIDQSDAMNLVNSGCRILVEGSNMPCTPEAVDIMRKANILVAPSMAAGAGGVVAGELELKECSLNWSPEDFESKLQEAMKQTYQRTLKAATDFGYQKESPEALVHGAVISAFLTIASNMTDQGCV, from the exons ATGTTGCTTCCAGCTGGTGGGGTTGGGATGACATCTGCAATGGATGATATAAACTTGATCCAGCAGTCTCAGAGGCATCATCTTGTTGTCAGGGAACTTGGTGAAGAAATCGATTTGGAAATTGGTGCTGGAGACGATGACCCAACTTTTCACCAGAACTCTCTTCTTGGTGTTCAGCCAAATGAATCCTCTGCCAAAGAGCACACTGAAAACAAGCATTTGATGGGTTCTCAACTTCCCAGTGAGGATCAAGATTTATCGAAGGCACAGACAGGAAAGAGGAAAAAGAAGGTCGTGAAAAGATGGAGAGAGGAGTGGGCTGATACATATAAATGGGCATATGTTGATGTAAAGGAAGGGACAGCGAGGATATTCTGTTCTATATGTCGAGAATATGGAAGGAAGCACAGGCGGAACCCATACGGAAATGAAGGCAGTAGGAACATGCAGATGAGTGCGCTGGAGGAGCACAATAACAGCTTGCTCCACAAAGAGGCTCTCCGTCTGCAGCAAGCATCTgtagaaaaaataatagttgATAAGCCTATCTATGTGAAAA CTATTATGTCTAAAACAGCTGGATCAATTGTTGAAGCTGCATTGAGAAGAGACCCTCATGAAGCTGAGTTCATACAGTCTCTTCAAGAAGTGGTCCATGCTTTGGAAAGagtaatttcaaaaaattccaA CTATGTGAATACCATGGAGAGATTATTAGAACCTGAGCGCATAATTATCTTTCGGGTTCCATGGCTTGATGATAGAGGTGAAACACATGTTAACCGCGGTTATCGGGTTCACTTCAACCAGACACTTGGTCCATGCAGGGGTGGTCTGCGTTTTCATCCATCAATGAACTTGAGCGTTGCCAAGTTTCTTAGTTTTGAACAG ACGCTAAAAAATGCGTTATCTCCGTATAGACTTGGAGGCTCTTCTGGTGGAAGTGATTTTGATCCAAAAGGCAAAAGCGATAGTGAG ATCATGAAGTTTTGCCAGAGCTTCATGAGTGAGTTGTATCGCTATTTGGGGCCTGACAAG GATCTTCCTTCAGAGGATATGGGTGTTGGCACCCGTGAAATGGGTTATCTATATGGACAATACAGGCGCCTGGTTGGTCACTCTCAG GGAAGTTTTACTGGCCCAAGAATAAACTGGTCTGGCTCTAGTCTTCGAACTGAAGCTACTGGCTATGGATTG GTATTTTTTGCCCAACTTATGCTTGCTGACATGAATAAAGAACTGAAAGGGCTAAG ATGTGTTGTTAGTGGCTCTGGAAAGATATCTATGCATGTCCTGGAGAAGCTTATTGCTTACGGTGCTCTTCCTAAAACAGTATCAG ATTCAAAAGGTTATTTAGTGGATGAGGATGGATTTGACTTCATGAAAATATCCCTTCTGAGAGATATCAAGGCTCAGAATAGAAGTTTGAG AGAATATTCAAAAACTTATGCCCGATCAAAGTACTATGATGAAACAAAGCCTTGGAATGAAAGCTGTGATGTTGCATTTCCATGTGCTTATCAAAATGAGATTGATCAATCTGATGCCATGAATTTGGTAAACTCAGGTTGTCGGATACTAGTGGAAG GTTCAAATATGCCATGCACCCCTGAAGCAGTTGATATTATGAGAAAAGCCAATATTCTAGTTGCGCCATCTATGGCTGCTGGTGCAGGAGGG GTGGTTGCAGGGGAACTTGAGCTTAAAGAGTGTAGTTTGAATTGGTCTCCTGAAGATTTTGAATCTAAACTACAG GAAGCAATGAAGCAAACATACCAAAGAACACTTAAAGCAGCGACTGATTTTGGTTACCAGAAAGAGAGTCCCGA GGCTTTGGTACATGGAGCGGTCATTTCTGCTTTCTTAACGATAGCAAGCAATATGACCGATCAAGGTTGCGTTTAG